CGCCGATCCGGTCCAGCACATGGCGGGTCGGGCAATCGGGATCATAGGCGTCGCCGATCCGGGGCAGGGGCGTGGGCGCGGTCATGGCAGGCGGTATCCTCGGCGTAACCTGGTGATGGAAAGGTGCCTTCTTGCGACCATGATATCCCAATCGCTATCTGGTTTCCATTAGTAACTACCCATGGAGAATGGAACATGAAGATCGCGATCATCGGCGGCAGCGGCCGTGCGGGACGGGAAATCAGCGCGGAACTGGCCCGCCGCGGCCATCAGGTGACGGCGATCTCGCGCCATCCCGAAAATGCGGTGCAGGACGCCGGCGTCACCGCCATCGCCGGCGACGTCAAGGATGCGGCTGCGCTCAGTGCGCTGCTTGCCGGCCATGATGTGGTGGTGAGCGCCGTGATGTTCGCCGACACCGATCCGGCATCGCTGGTCGGCGCGGTCCGCGCGTCGGGCGTGGCGCGCTATCTGGTGGTCGGCGGCGCCGGCAGCCTGGAGGTCGCGCCGGGCGTCAAGCTGATCGACACGCCGGAATTCCCCGAAGCTTATAAGGCCGAAGCCGGCCGGGGTGGCGATTTCCTCACCTATCTGCGCGGCGTCGAGGATCTCGACTGGACCTTCCTCTCGCCCTCCGCCCTGTTCTTCGTCGGCGATCGCAAGGGGCATTTCCGCCTCGGCACCGATCAGTTGCTGGTCGATGGCGAGGGCAATAGCAGCATTTCCTACGCCGACTATGCCATCGCGCTCGCCGACGAGATCGAAACGCCGAAACATAGCCGCCAGCGCTTCACCGTGGGTTATTGATCCTTCGTCATTGCGAGCGGAGCGGGCCGAAGGCGGGCAGCGCCCAACCAATCCATGGATCGCCGCGCTTCGCTCGCGATGACGAGCGGGGGCTTAAGCTACCCCCTCCAGCTTGTCCTGCGTCTTCGTGGCAAAGTCGCCGGCATCATGCCGCTCGTGCAGCTGATCCTCCAGCGGCCCGTTGGTCTTGTTGACGATCCTCCCGCGCTTCACCGCCGGGCGCGCATCGATCTGGTTCGCCCAGCGCAGCACATGGGTGTAGCTGCCCGCGTCCAGAAATTCCGCCGCGCCATAGACCCGGTTCAGCAGCACGCCCGCATACCAGGGCCACACCGCAATATCGGCGATCGAATATTCGTCGCCCGCCAGATAGTCATTCTCCGCCAGATGCCGGTCCAGCACGTCGAGCTGCCGCTTCACTTCCATTGTGTAGCGGTTGATCGGATATTCGTATTTTTCCGGCGCATAGGCGAAGAAATGGCCAAAGCCGCCGCCCAGGATCGGCGCGCTGCCCATCTGCCAGAACAGCCAGCTCAGCGCCGCGGTGCGCTTGGCCGGGTCGGTCGGCAGGAACCTGCCGAACTTCTCGGCCAGATAGAGCAGGATCGCACCGGATTCGAACACGCGCTGCGGCGGCGACACGCTATGGTCCATCAGCGCGGGGATCTTGCTGTTGGGATTGACGTCGACAAAGCCGCTGCCGAACTGGTCGCCATCGCCGATGCGGATCAGCCAGGCATCATATTCGGCCTGCGCGACGCCCGCCTCCAGCAACTCCTCCAGCAGGATCGTGACCTTCTGCCCATTGGGCGTGCCCAGCGAATAGAGCTGGAGCGGATGCGGGCCGACCGGCAATGGCTTGTCATGGGTGGCGCCGGCGATCGGCCGGTTGATATTGGCAAAGGCGCCGCCCTTGTCCTTGTCCCAAATCCAGACGGCGGGCGGGGTATAGCTGTCGGTCATGCGGGCATCGCTCCGATAAGGGCCTGTTCCAATAAAGGCCTGGGATGCCCGGCAGGTAGGAACGGCGCCCGCCCGCCGCAACCGAGCGCCACTCAACCCCTGTTGATTATTTCTGCTATTCCGCTGCCTGCGTCCGCACCACCAATATGCTGACCGGCGACTGGTGGATGATCGCCGACGCATTGGACCCCAGCAGCTTGGAGGTGAGCGAGGGCTGGTGCGAACCGATCACCACCAGATTGGCCTTCAGCCGCGCCGCCTCGGTCAATACCTCGTCGCGCACCCGCCCGCGCCGGGTCAGGAAATGGGTGCGATCGGGCGCCAGCCCGGCCTCGCTCGCCCATGCCTTCATCGCCGCCAGCGCATCGCGCTCCTCATGCTCGTCGAAACTGCCGTCCAGCAGCTCGGAATAGCGGGTCGGCAGATAATAGCGGACATAGAGAAGATGGACGGCCGTATCGTCCCCGGCCACTTCCGCCGCGCCGGCTATGGCGGCACGGGCGAGGTCAGGGGTGTTGACGTCGACGGCAACGATGATCGTGACATGGGGCATGACGCTCTCCTCTTATCGCTTATGCGCCGTCCAACCACCGATGCGCGCGCGGGATGCCCCAGCCATCAAAGATTCCCGACGCGACATGAATAAGGACATGCCGCAACCCTAGGGCAATGGGGGAGGGGGCAGGCGCGGCATTCCCACCCGCCGCTGGATGACCGAGTGGGGTGGGAAGCGGAATGTCTGGTGTCAGTCTGGAACGGAGCAATTTTGGTCAGTGCCACATGCTGATTGCGGCCAACCCAAAAATAAGCGCCAGTGCGGTTAGTCGCCCTGCATACATCCAATACAACATCGGCTCCCCTTGGCGCATAGGCGAGAGGCCGTAAGAAGGCATTTGCCCAGTTATAAGGCCGCGCGCTAGCAGCGCAGCAAATAAAACCGCCCCAGCCAGCAGGAAAATAGCTGCGTTCATATCGTCCGGTTATGGCGGCTCAACAGTTGGCTATCAATGTCTAAAAATGGTCGTTAGCTGTCAAAGCCGGATATCGTCATTGCGAGCGGAGCGAAGCAATCCACTGGCGCGAGATGGATTGCTTCGCTCCGCTCGCAATGACGGAGATGCTCGCTTCACCGGTACTGTCCTACATGCCCGATTTCTGATCTATCCTGCGCAATGGACCAGCACCTTTCTTCGCATCGCCGCCTATGCCTCGCCTGTAGCCTCATCGACGCGCGGCAGGGGCCTATGTGTCGCGTTGCCGTCGCCTCGCCGGCGCATGATGAGCGCGCGCCACTGACCCGCACCCCCATACCCCCGAGGCGCGACAGGTGCGTAGTCGACGCGTTCCCGGTGCGTTGGCGGTGCAAAGACCCCGGAAACCCCGTTTACACTGTGAACTTCGACAGGCGCGTGGCCCTGTGCTGTCACCCGCCCTGCCGGCTGTCGCGTCGCAATCGTCGTGCCGTCCGTCGCGCTCGGCATGACGGGGCAGGGTGATTGCGCTATGGCCTGCGTGCCTGCCCGATCGATCCCCGATCCATCGGGACGGCGAAAATTTTTATCCCGTCCCGCCCTTGACCTGCGAAACGACTTTTCCATATTCATGCCGCTAGCACTCTCCATCGGCGAGTGCTAACAATGAGAGAGTTCATCGGGAGAAGGACAAGGCGGGGCACAATATCGCACGGGGACATTCCTCTTGCGGGCCGCGCCGGACCCATCCCAGCACAAAGGGAAAGGCAATCATCATGGCATTCCGTCCGTTGCATGACCGCGTTCTCGTTCGCCGCATTGAAGCGGAAGCGAAGACGGCCGGTGGCATCATCATCCCCGACACCGCCAAGGAAAAGCCGCAGGAAGGCGAAATCGTTTCTGTCGGCACCGGCTCGAAGGCCGAAGACGGCAAGGTTACCCCGCTGGACGTCAAGGCCGGCGATCGCGTGCTGTTCGGCAAGTGGTCGGGCACCGAAGTCAAGGTCGACGGTGAAGACCTGCTGATCATGAAGGAAAGCGATATCCTGGGCGTCGTCGCCTAAGTCTCGCGCTTTTCCGTTTCCCCATTCTCCTATCAAGAAGGTAAAAGATCATGGCAGCGAAGGACGTAAAGTTTTCGCGTGACGCTCGTGAGCGCATCCTGCGCGGCGTCGACATCCTGGCCGACGCGGTCAAGGTGACCCTTGGCCCGAAGGGCCGCAACGTCGTCATCGACAAGAGCTTCGGCGCGCCCCGCATCACCAAGGACGGTGTGTCGGTCGCCAAAGAAATCGAACTGAAGGACAAGTTCGAGAATATGGGCGCCCAGATGGTGCGCGAAGTCGCTTCGAAGACCAACGACATCGCCGGTGACGGCACCACCACCGCGACTGTCCTGGCCCAGGCCATCGTGCGCGAAGGCATGAAGTCGGTTGCCGCCGGCATGAACCCGATGGACCTGAAGCGCGGCATCGATCTCGCCGTCGCCAAGGTTGTCGAGGACATCCAGTCGCGCTCGAAGCCGGTTTCGGGTTCGGCCGAAGTCGCCCAGGTCGGCATCATCTCGGCCAATGGCGACGTGGAAGTCGGCGAGAAGATCGCCGAAGCCATGGAAAAGGTCGGCAAGGAAGGCGTCATCACCGTGGAAGAGGCCAAGGGTCTCGACTTCGAGCTGGACGTTGTCGAAGGCATGCAGTTCGACCGCGGCTACCTGTCGCCCTACTTCATCACCAACCCGGAAAAGATGGCCGTCGAGCTGGCTGATCCCTACATCCTGATCCACGAGAAGAAGCTCTCGAATCTGCAGTCGATCCTGCCGATCCTGGAAGCCGTGGTTCAGTCGGGCCGTCCGCTCCTGATCATCGCCGAGGACATCGAAGGCGAAGCGCTGGCGACCCTGGTCGTCAACAAGCTGCGCGGCGGCCTGAAGGTTGCTGCGGTCAAGGCACCGGGCTTCGGCGATCGCCGCAAGGCCATGCTGGAAGACATCGCCGTCCTGACCAAGGGCGAAGTGATCTCGGAAGACCTGGGCATCAAGCTCGAAAACGTCACCTTGGGCATGCTCGGCACCGCCAAGCGCGTCACCATCGACAAGGACAACACGACCATCGTCGATGGCGCCGGTGATGCCGACTCGATCAAGGGCCGTACCGAGCAGATCCGTGCGCAGATCGAAGTCACCACTTCGGACTATGACCGTGAAAAGCTGCAGGAACGCCTGGCCAAGCTGGCTGGCGGTGTTGCCGTCATCAAGGTTGGCGGTGCGACCGAAGTCGAAGTCAAGGAGCGCAAGGATCGCGTCGACGACGCCCTGCACGCGACCCGCGCTGCCGTCGAAGAAGGCATCGTCCCCGGTGGTGGTACGGCGCTGCTCTACGCGACCAAGGTTCTCGACGGTATTGCCGGTGCCAATGACGACCAGACCCGCGGCATCGACATCGTCCGCAAGTCGCTGACCGCTCTGGTTCGCCAGATCGCCAGCAACGCCGGTCAGGACGGCGCTGTCGTCTCGGGCAAGCTGCTCGACCAGGACGACACCTCGTTCGGCTTCAACGCGGCGACCGACACCTATGAAAACCTGGTCGCCGCTGGCGTCATCGACCCGACCAAGGTCGTGCGCACCGCGCTCCAGAACGCTGCCTCGGTTGCTGGTCTGCTGATCACCACCGAAGCCGCCATCTCGGAACTGCCGGAAGACAAGTCGGCTGTTCCCGCGATGCCGGGCGGCATGGGCGGCATGGGCGGCATGGACTTCTAATTCGGTCGCGACCGAACAGAAGTTCTCGCTCACGCGAAAAGAATGGGGCCGGTGGAGCGATCCACCGGCCTTTTTCGTGCCCGCTTGCCCGGCCGGCTTTTGCGACTATATGAAACATATATGATTCGTATATGTCGGGAAGAAACATGGGTATCGTCAACATAGAGGACGAACTGCACGAGCAACTGCGCAAGGCGAGCAAGGCCTCCTATCGCTCGATCAACGCCCAGGCGGCCTTCTGGATCAGGATCGGCATGCTCTGCGAGCTGAGTCCGGAAATGACCTTCCAGCAGATCGTCATCCGCGAACTCAAGGCAGCGGGTGTCGAACCGGCCGCCGCCGGGGTGGCGCTCGAATGATCAAGACGCCCGACGAAATCGCGCTGATGGCGGAATCGGGCCGTCTGCTCGCGTCCGTCTTCACCTTGCTCGACGGGCTGGCGCTCGCCGGCATGACGACGATGGCGGTCAATGATCTGGTGGAAACCTATATCACCGACCAGCTTCACGCCCGCCCCGCCAGCAAGGGGCAATATGGCTATGGCTATGTCCTCAACTGCTCGCGCAATCAGGTCGTCTGCCATGGCGTGCCCTCCGATCAGGAACGGCTGGAGGCAGGCGACATCGTCAACTTCGATGTCACGCTGGAAAAGGGCGGCTATATCGCCGACTCCAGCAAGACCTATATGATCGGCGATGTGTCGCCCGCCGCGCGCCGGCTGGTGCAGACAAGTTATGAGGCGTTGTGGAAGGGGATCTGCGCGGTCCGTCCCGGTGCGCGTCTGGGCGATATCGGCCATGCGATCGAGCGTCATGCCAAGCGCGCCGGCTATTCGGTGGTACGCGACTATTGCGGCCATGGCATTGGTCGCGAGATGCACGAAGAACCGCAGGTGCTGCATTTCGGCAAGCCCGGCACAGGCCTTGTCCTGCGTGAGGGCATGGTGTTCACGATCGAACCGATGCTGAATCAGGGGCGCCGCATGGTCCGCACGCAAGAGGATGGCTGGACCGTCGTTACCACCGACGGCAAGCTGTCGGCCCAGTTCGAGCATAGCGTCGCGGTGACCGCCAATGGCGTGCGCGTCCTGACGCTGCGGCCCGACGAGATGCCGCGCGCGTGATCAGGCGGTCAGCACCATCATCGGCAGTTGCGCCCGCACATTGAAACCCAGCGTCTCATAGAGCGCGATCGTCTTGTCATGGCTGGCATAGGCATGGAGGAAAGGCGTTTCCCCCCGGTCCAGCATTGCCTGCATCACGATTCGCATCAGTGCGCCGGCATAGCCCCGGCCACGCGCATCGGGGTGGGTGCACACGCCGCTGACTTCCGCAAAGCCCGGCATGCGCATCCGCTCGCCTGCCATCGCAACCAATCGGCCGTCCGCGTCATGCACGCCGATGAAGCGGCCTAAGCGATGGGTAAGGGGGTGGAAGGGGCCGGGCTTTGTCAGCAATGCCAGGGTCCGCATTTCGGCGGCGTCAGCCTCGTCCAATATCCGCCAGCATGGGGATGGAGCAGACGCAGGACGGGGCAGGATCGCCGTGGCGGTCATCTGGGCCAGCAGGGCGGTCCTGACGACCGTTCGCCCGGGTGGTGGCGTAACCGCATCGGGACCGACCAGCCACAATTCCCCATCCGTCGGCACCAGTGCGGCCAGTGCTGCCTGCGCCTGCGCGCCGGCATCGGTCGCCGCCGCAAACGGGCCGTAGCGCGGGTCGATCCGCTTTGCGAGGGCGTCGCCCTGCATCAGGGGGGACCAACTGCTGACAAGGGCATTCCAGACGGGGTGATCAAGCGGGTGCATGCGGGGCTCCAGGGACGGGAGACGACCCATTACCCCGCAGGTGCCCCGGCGCAAGTTGATCTGCTTTGGTGGGGGAATGATTTACCAAATAGCAAGGCTGATCGACCAATATGCTACGACGTGTCACGCTTCATTCGCCATTTGAGCGCAGTCCTGCGCGCGCGCTTCGCGCCCCGCACCCAGCAGAGCGCTGAGGTGCAGGACAGCCTCGTCAAGGCGCTATATGCCTCCCCCGCATCGCTACTTTCCGGTGCGATTTCAGGCGGTTCTTTGAGTATCGTTATCGCCTGGCAGGCCGCTGCCATGCCGATGAACATCATCGCCGGCCTGGTCCTGCTGGTGGGAATCAGTCGATCGATCTCGGCAGTCTATTTTCAGCGGCAACTTGCCCACAAGGACGGCCCTGCCAGGCCGATCTGGGGCATCGCCTATGAGATGGGCGCGTGGATTTATGCTGCGCTGCTCGGGCTTCAGGCGCTGGCGACGCTGGTCATCACGAAGGATGCGACCCTGCATGTGCTGGCAGTGGGCATGGTCGCCTCCTATGCGGGCGGCATTTCCGGGCGCAATGCCGGGCGTGTACATGTCGCGGTAGGGCAGACCTGTTTCACCATGCTCCCGACCTCGATCGGCCTGATCATTGCGGGCGGGCTGGGCTATGTGATCCTGGGTATCCTCTGCTTCCTGATGATCTTCGCCATGGCGGAAATCACCAAGACCACGCACCGGATCGTGCTGGAAGCCTTGCAGGGCAAGCATGAGAAGACGAACCTGGCGATCAAGTTTGAACGGCTGGCCCGCTTCGACAGCCTGACCGGGGTCGAAAATCGCATGGCGATGCACATGCGCCTGCGAGACCTGTTCGAGCACCGCATGTCCGATCGGGACGAGATGGCGGTGCTGTGGATGGATCTCGACCGATTCAAGGAAATCAACGACACATTGGGGCATATTGTCGGCGATCAGCTATTGTGCCAGGTGGCGGAACGGCTGACCCGTGCGCTGGATAGCCGCGGGCATGTCGCGCGCTTTGGCGGCGACGAATTCGTACTGATCTGCCCCGGGGCAGGGCGCTTCCAGGCGGAAACGATTGCCGCCGACATCGCGCGCGTGCTGGGGGGAGACTTTGAGGTTGGTGGCCATCACCTCACCGTTACCGCGTCGATGGGGATTGCCATCGCGCCGGAGGATGGCTGTGACGGTGATGAACTGCTGCAGCATGCCGACCTTGCCCTATACAAGGCCAAGCATGCCGGCCGGAACCGTCACGCCCGTTTCGACTGGAGCATGAAGGAGCGGCAGAACCGCACCTATGATCTGGAAACGGGGCTGCGCGGGGCGCTGGCCAATGGCGAACTGCAGCTTCATTATCAGCCGATATTCGACACCGAGACCGGTCGGATCACGATCTGCGAGGCGCTGATGCGCTGGCAGCATCCGGAATTGGGCTGGATATCCCCGGCCGAGTTCATTCCTATCGCCGAAAGCTCTGCCCTGATCGAGCCGATGACCAACTGGGCGCTCGAGCGGGCCTGCCGCGATGCCATGCTATGGCATGAGGATATTCGCGTTGCAGTGAATATCTCGCCTGCCCTTATCAAGACCGATGGCCTGCCCCGATCGGTCATTTCCGCATTGCTGGGATCCGGGCTGAAAGCCCGACGGCTGGAACTGGAAGTCACCGAATCGATCTTCCTGGAGGATGATCGTCGCACCCATCTTATCCTGGGCGAATTGCGGCGCATCGGGCTGCGGCTGGCGCTCGATGATTTCGGGACCGGCTATTCCTCACTTGGATCGCTGCGGACCCATGAATTCGATACGATCAAGGTCGACCAAAGCTTCATGCGGGGCGTGGACGAAAATCCGCGCGACAGGGCCATCGCCCAGTCCGTTGCGCATCTCGCCCGGGCGCTCGACGTGGAAACCGTCGCCGAAGGGATCGAGACCGAGGAACAACTGCGCTACGCCCGCGAGATCGGCTTCACCAACGTCCAGGGCTTCGTGCTGAGCCGACCGATCCCGCTGGAGGAGTTGCTGGTGCTGATCCGACAGAGCAGGGCCGATGTCGTGGATATGGCGGCGGTGATCCGTCAGCGCCGCCTGGCCTGAATACCGCTATTTGGTCAGGCGCGTCTGCGCCGAGGCAAGACGACGCATCATGCGCAAATCCTTGAGGTCCGTCTTGAGTGCGGACGCAGCCCAATTTTCCACGATATCCTTGAGCTCTTCATAGTGGAGCGGATCGACGCGCCGGCCCGCGTCAAAGACGCCGACATGGCCGGCATGGTGCGGGCGGTTGGTGGCGATGAAGTCGCGCACGGCCTGTTCGCCTTCGCCATCCTCGACCAGCGTGTGGACGATGCCCATGTCGTACATTTCTTCGGCACTGAAGACCTTGCCCGACAGGATCATGCGTTCGGCCGCCAGTCGCCCCAGCTTGCGGGCGAGGATCGAATAGGCACCCATGCCGGGGAAGAGGCCAAACAGCATTTCAGGCAAGCCGAAGCGTGCGCTACGTTCGGCAATCACGACGTCGAAGCAGAGCAGCGCCTCGAACCCGCCGCCGAGCGCATCGCCCTGGGCCAGGGCGATCGAGACCACCGGCAGATCGCCATTGCGCCAGGTGCGATGCACCACGTCAATGCAGGCATGGCCATATTCGACCAGGCCAGGCAGGTCACCGCGCTCGATGCAGCCGGCGAACAATTCCAGGTCGCCACCCAGATTGAACACGCCGGGGAAACGCGAGCCTGCGACCATATATTTGACGGGCAACTGGCCCGTATCAAACAGCCGCTTGGATTCGGCATACCAGTGGCGGACGTCGCGCAGCATGGCCATGCTGAAATTGGGGCGATTCGCCGGGGTCATGAAGGCCCACAGCGTTTCGGCGGCGGCATCCCAGCTGACATCGATCTGGCCAAGATCGAACAGGTTCGATCGAGTTGGCGAGGTCGACACGCTTTCCCTAGCGGCGTCCGGTAGCTGGAAGTCATCGACCTCAACCGACTGCGCTGCTGTCGCGTCTCGTTCTTCGGCCGCATTAAACCGTCCTGAATCAATCATGTGCGCCCCCATTTTTCTATTGGACATGAACCTTCGACGTTCGTTGCCATGATGCAGTGCGGGACAATTCGTTGACAGCGTGTTAACCATTTTTATCCGAAACTGTTGCGTAGAAGGCGCGCCGAAGCCGCCGAAAACGGATCGGATGTTGCGATCGTGCAACAGAAATATCTATGTGACGTTCGCAAGACGGTTGCTCAGGCCTTTGTTAACCATTGCTAATTATGGCGCTCGCATGGAGATGCGCCACCCCGACCGGAAAATCGTCACCCTGACGCTACAGGATTCTCATGGCGCGCCATGGTCGTTGCGCCTGTCGGCCGACTGTCTGTGCTTTGTGGGCCGTTATCGTCGCATCGAGGGGTTTCATATCGATGCGGTGCTGTTCCTTGACGGCTTGCGCCGGGCTGGCTGATGGTTCGGGCGCGCGCCACTCTTGTGCGCTTCGCCATTCACTTCTAGAGCGCGCGGGGTGACCCAGCCCCGCTTTTCCTTCTCCATCGCCGCGACTGACGGCAAGGCCCGCACCGGTGCCATCCAGATGCGTCGCGGTGAAATCCGTACGCCCGCCTTCATGCCCGTGGGCACTGCGGCCACTGTCAAGGCAATGCGCCCGGCCGAGGTGCGCGCCACCGGCGCGGACATCATCCTGGGCAACACCTATCATCTGATGCTGCGTCCCGGTGCCGAGCGCATGGCACGCCTGGGCGGTCTGCACGGCTTCATGGGCTGGGACCGGCCGATCCTGACCGACAGCGGCGGCTATCAGGTGATGAGCCTCAGCGCCCTCACAAAGATGAGCGAGGAGGGGGTCGCCTTCTCCAGCCATCTCGACGGCTCCAAGCATATGCTCAGCCCTGAGCGCTCGATGGAGATCCAGCGGCTGCTCGACAGCGACATCGTCATGGCCTTTGACGAATGCACCAAGAATGGCTGCACT
The sequence above is drawn from the Sphingobium sp. AP49 genome and encodes:
- a CDS encoding universal stress protein → MPHVTIIVAVDVNTPDLARAAIAGAAEVAGDDTAVHLLYVRYYLPTRYSELLDGSFDEHEERDALAAMKAWASEAGLAPDRTHFLTRRGRVRDEVLTEAARLKANLVVIGSHQPSLTSKLLGSNASAIIHQSPVSILVVRTQAAE
- a CDS encoding crotonase/enoyl-CoA hydratase family protein — protein: MIDSGRFNAAEERDATAAQSVEVDDFQLPDAARESVSTSPTRSNLFDLGQIDVSWDAAAETLWAFMTPANRPNFSMAMLRDVRHWYAESKRLFDTGQLPVKYMVAGSRFPGVFNLGGDLELFAGCIERGDLPGLVEYGHACIDVVHRTWRNGDLPVVSIALAQGDALGGGFEALLCFDVVIAERSARFGLPEMLFGLFPGMGAYSILARKLGRLAAERMILSGKVFSAEEMYDMGIVHTLVEDGEGEQAVRDFIATNRPHHAGHVGVFDAGRRVDPLHYEELKDIVENWAASALKTDLKDLRMMRRLASAQTRLTK
- a CDS encoding NAD(P)-dependent oxidoreductase, giving the protein MKIAIIGGSGRAGREISAELARRGHQVTAISRHPENAVQDAGVTAIAGDVKDAAALSALLAGHDVVVSAVMFADTDPASLVGAVRASGVARYLVVGGAGSLEVAPGVKLIDTPEFPEAYKAEAGRGGDFLTYLRGVEDLDWTFLSPSALFFVGDRKGHFRLGTDQLLVDGEGNSSISYADYAIALADEIETPKHSRQRFTVGY
- the map gene encoding type I methionyl aminopeptidase, with amino-acid sequence MIKTPDEIALMAESGRLLASVFTLLDGLALAGMTTMAVNDLVETYITDQLHARPASKGQYGYGYVLNCSRNQVVCHGVPSDQERLEAGDIVNFDVTLEKGGYIADSSKTYMIGDVSPAARRLVQTSYEALWKGICAVRPGARLGDIGHAIERHAKRAGYSVVRDYCGHGIGREMHEEPQVLHFGKPGTGLVLREGMVFTIEPMLNQGRRMVRTQEDGWTVVTTDGKLSAQFEHSVAVTANGVRVLTLRPDEMPRA
- a CDS encoding EAL domain-containing protein encodes the protein MSRFIRHLSAVLRARFAPRTQQSAEVQDSLVKALYASPASLLSGAISGGSLSIVIAWQAAAMPMNIIAGLVLLVGISRSISAVYFQRQLAHKDGPARPIWGIAYEMGAWIYAALLGLQALATLVITKDATLHVLAVGMVASYAGGISGRNAGRVHVAVGQTCFTMLPTSIGLIIAGGLGYVILGILCFLMIFAMAEITKTTHRIVLEALQGKHEKTNLAIKFERLARFDSLTGVENRMAMHMRLRDLFEHRMSDRDEMAVLWMDLDRFKEINDTLGHIVGDQLLCQVAERLTRALDSRGHVARFGGDEFVLICPGAGRFQAETIAADIARVLGGDFEVGGHHLTVTASMGIAIAPEDGCDGDELLQHADLALYKAKHAGRNRHARFDWSMKERQNRTYDLETGLRGALANGELQLHYQPIFDTETGRITICEALMRWQHPELGWISPAEFIPIAESSALIEPMTNWALERACRDAMLWHEDIRVAVNISPALIKTDGLPRSVISALLGSGLKARRLELEVTESIFLEDDRRTHLILGELRRIGLRLALDDFGTGYSSLGSLRTHEFDTIKVDQSFMRGVDENPRDRAIAQSVAHLARALDVETVAEGIETEEQLRYAREIGFTNVQGFVLSRPIPLEELLVLIRQSRADVVDMAAVIRQRRLA
- the yghU gene encoding glutathione-dependent disulfide-bond oxidoreductase, which translates into the protein MTDSYTPPAVWIWDKDKGGAFANINRPIAGATHDKPLPVGPHPLQLYSLGTPNGQKVTILLEELLEAGVAQAEYDAWLIRIGDGDQFGSGFVDVNPNSKIPALMDHSVSPPQRVFESGAILLYLAEKFGRFLPTDPAKRTAALSWLFWQMGSAPILGGGFGHFFAYAPEKYEYPINRYTMEVKRQLDVLDRHLAENDYLAGDEYSIADIAVWPWYAGVLLNRVYGAAEFLDAGSYTHVLRWANQIDARPAVKRGRIVNKTNGPLEDQLHERHDAGDFATKTQDKLEGVA
- a CDS encoding GNAT family N-acetyltransferase, which encodes MHPLDHPVWNALVSSWSPLMQGDALAKRIDPRYGPFAAATDAGAQAQAALAALVPTDGELWLVGPDAVTPPPGRTVVRTALLAQMTATAILPRPASAPSPCWRILDEADAAEMRTLALLTKPGPFHPLTHRLGRFIGVHDADGRLVAMAGERMRMPGFAEVSGVCTHPDARGRGYAGALMRIVMQAMLDRGETPFLHAYASHDKTIALYETLGFNVRAQLPMMVLTA
- the groES gene encoding co-chaperone GroES, with amino-acid sequence MAFRPLHDRVLVRRIEAEAKTAGGIIIPDTAKEKPQEGEIVSVGTGSKAEDGKVTPLDVKAGDRVLFGKWSGTEVKVDGEDLLIMKESDILGVVA
- a CDS encoding ParD-like family protein, giving the protein MGIVNIEDELHEQLRKASKASYRSINAQAAFWIRIGMLCELSPEMTFQQIVIRELKAAGVEPAAAGVALE
- the groL gene encoding chaperonin GroEL (60 kDa chaperone family; promotes refolding of misfolded polypeptides especially under stressful conditions; forms two stacked rings of heptamers to form a barrel-shaped 14mer; ends can be capped by GroES; misfolded proteins enter the barrel where they are refolded when GroES binds) translates to MAAKDVKFSRDARERILRGVDILADAVKVTLGPKGRNVVIDKSFGAPRITKDGVSVAKEIELKDKFENMGAQMVREVASKTNDIAGDGTTTATVLAQAIVREGMKSVAAGMNPMDLKRGIDLAVAKVVEDIQSRSKPVSGSAEVAQVGIISANGDVEVGEKIAEAMEKVGKEGVITVEEAKGLDFELDVVEGMQFDRGYLSPYFITNPEKMAVELADPYILIHEKKLSNLQSILPILEAVVQSGRPLLIIAEDIEGEALATLVVNKLRGGLKVAAVKAPGFGDRRKAMLEDIAVLTKGEVISEDLGIKLENVTLGMLGTAKRVTIDKDNTTIVDGAGDADSIKGRTEQIRAQIEVTTSDYDREKLQERLAKLAGGVAVIKVGGATEVEVKERKDRVDDALHATRAAVEEGIVPGGGTALLYATKVLDGIAGANDDQTRGIDIVRKSLTALVRQIASNAGQDGAVVSGKLLDQDDTSFGFNAATDTYENLVAAGVIDPTKVVRTALQNAASVAGLLITTEAAISELPEDKSAVPAMPGGMGGMGGMDF